From Halarcobacter mediterraneus:
TTTTTTTATCATATTCTCTTATTTTTCTTACCATATCCAAACCATTTAATTTTGGCATTTTTATATCAGTAATCACAATATTCGGTTTATATTTATTTATAATATCAATTGCTTCAAAAGCATCTTTTGCTTCTAATACATTGTTAAATAAACGATTCAAATATGATACGGCATTAGTTCTAATATTATCTTCATCTTCTACATATAGAATTTTTAAATTTTTATACTCTTCCTTTGGCATAGCGTATTATATTGAATATTCTATTAATTTTAATAGTCATACTCATAATTGTGCTTAAAAATACAATTTTTTATCACAACTATTAATACTCAAAATTTATATTATATGAAATTTTATACATTATAATTTTGCAAAAAGGACAAAAATGAAAAAGATATCAAAAGAAGAAAGTTTAAAAGAATTAAAAAACTTTACAAAAAATATTCAAACAGTAATGCTCTCAACAGTGAGTAAAGAAGGAGAACCATTTGCAAGTTATTCTCCTTTTGTAGAAGATGAAGAAGGTAATTTTTACGTTTTTATTAGTACTGCTGTTCCACATTCTCATAATATGTATTCAACAAAAAAAGCTCATATTTTATTTATTGAAGATGAAAGTAAAGCTTCTCATATTTATGCAAGAAAAAGAATGTACTTTAAAGCAAATGTAG
This genomic window contains:
- a CDS encoding HugZ family pyridoxamine 5'-phosphate oxidase, whose translation is MKKISKEESLKELKNFTKNIQTVMLSTVSKEGEPFASYSPFVEDEEGNFYVFISTAVPHSHNMYSTKKAHILFIEDESKASHIYARKRMYFKANVEKFEENDSKNEKIHQLFKDKFKEAVSFFPAMKDFRFYKLMPKEGNLVLGFGAAYKISEDRKSLYLNDKGHSKSHEEGIKDKE